The following coding sequences are from one Acipenser ruthenus chromosome 7, fAciRut3.2 maternal haplotype, whole genome shotgun sequence window:
- the LOC117415161 gene encoding patatin-like phospholipase domain-containing protein 2 isoform X2 yields MGRTLFKSAQCCADVMDVAKEARKRNLGPLHPTFNLVKILRNGLYNNLPENAHELATGRLCISLTRVSDGENVLVSEFSSKEELIQALICSSFVPIYCGIIPPSFRGVRYVDGGISNNLPQYELKNTITISPFSGESDICPRDNSSNFHELRVTNTSIQFSLNNFYRLTRALFPPEPKILAEMCQQGYNDALRFLKENNLFRLHASVVSLAEVKLPGPTCSVGERNSQGKRVSTIPTQEETTKNRLLRAFSFLRKRHWSLDEQFIENLPPALRKAVFDACKEKNGLYAQVSNMLPIRVASYMLLPYTLPVESAYSVALRLVEWLPDFPDDVRWLQEQLRHIAGSVYQQAVQRMGKQQSSTPPLRKCMSLPPTLKMDQPYLGLAGYHQFSSVDLDRWYWDFHSPPALLTKQAPLGLIPSSSPRQICYFASSQDSEANTCKKDFQFGFDEV; encoded by the exons CCCAGTGCTGTGCAGATGTTATGGATGTAGCTAAAGAAGCCAGAAAGAGGAACCTGGGCCCCCTGCACCCAACCTTTAACCTGGTAAAGATTTTACGAAACGGGCTCTACAACAACCTACCCGAGAACGCCCACGAGCTGGCGACGGGGCGGCTCTGCATCTCCCTCACGCGCGTGTCCGACGGGGAAAACGTCCTGGTGTCTGAGTTCAGCTCCAAGGAGGAGCTTATCCAG GCACTAATCTGCAGTTCGTTTGTCCCCATTTACTGTGGCATAATACCACCATCATTTCGGGGAGTG CGCTACGTAGATGGAGGAATCAGCAACAACCTTCCTCAGTACGAGCTGAAAAACACCATCACCATCTCGCCATTCTCTGGGGAGAGTGACATCTGTCCAAGAGATAACTCCAGCAACTTCCATGAACTGCGAGTTACCAACACCAGCATCCAGTTCAGCTTAAACAACTTCTACAGACTGACCAGGGCACTCTTTCCTCCTGAGCCCAAG ataCTGGCAGAAATGTGCCAGCAAGGATACAATGATGCACTTAGATTCCTGAAGGAGAACA ATCTTTTCAGGCTGCACGCCTCTGTGGTTAGCCTGGCGGAGGTGAAGCTCCCTGGGCCTACCTGCTCTGTTGGGGAGAGGAACAGCCAGGGAAAACGTGTGAGCACTATACCAACACAAGAGGAGACCACCAAGAACAGATTACTAAGAGCCTTTAGTTTCTTGCGTAAACGGCACTGGTCTCTAGATGAACAATTCATCGAGAATCTCCCGCCCGCACTCAGAAAAG CTGTTTTCGATGCCTGCAAGGAGAAGAATGGTCTCTATGCCCAGGTCTCCAACATGCTGCCCATCCGTGTGGCATCCTACATGCTGCTGCCCTACACACTTCCAGTGGAGTCTGCTTACTCTGTTGCTTTAAG GTTGGTAGAGTGGCTCCCAGACTTTCCTGATGATGTGCGATGGTTACAAGAACAACTGCGGCACATCGCCGGCTCAGTTTATCAGCAAGCCGTTCAACGAATGGGGAAACAGCAGTCGAG CACACCCCCTCTACGGAAATGCATGAGCCTCCCTCCCACTCTAAAGATGGACCAACCCTACCTTGGCCTGGCTGGATATCACCAGTTCTCCTCAGTGGACTTGGACAGATGGTACTGGGACTTCCACAGCCCCCCAGCCCTGCTAACCAAACAAGCCCCCCTCGGCCTGATCCCCAGCTCCTCACCCAGGCAGATCTGCTACTTCGCAAGCTCGCAAGACTCTGAGGCCAACACCTGCAAAAAAGACTTCCAATTTGGCTTCGATGAAGTGTGA